AGCGCACCGGCCGGGGTCGGGCCCGGACGCACGACCGCCCGGGCCGACGTGGGCCCGGGCGGTCGTGGTCACCGGCGTGCGGCCGGCGGGGTGCTCATCAGCCGCGGCGGACCGGGTAGGTCTGCTGCGTCTGCGGGTTGTGCTCGCCCAGCTCCACCTTGCGCGCCTCGGTGAACGCCGTCCCCCGGAGGGAGAAGACGTCGAAGCCCTGCTGGATGTCGTTGGAGTAGACGTAGCCGTCGTGCCAGTACGCGGACCACGAGCCGCCCAGCACGAGCTGGGAGGTCGAGAGCGGGCCGCGGTCGAACCAGGCGATCTCGCGCGGGTTGGCCGAGTCGGTGAAGTCGAAGACCGACACACCGCCCTGGTACCAGGCCTGGACCATGACGTCGCGGCCCGGGACGGGGATGAGCGAGCCGTTGTGCGCGACGCAGTTCTCGGTCGCCGCGTTGTGGCGCGGGATCTTGTAGTAGCTGGCGAACTGCAGCTCGCCGTCGACGACGTCGTAGATGCCGTTGGCGCCGCGCGTCGGGCCGATGGCCGCGGTGCAGGTGGCCGCGCCGCCGCCGCCGAGCTCGTCGGTGAAGATCACCTTCGTGCCGTCGTTGTTGAAGGTGGCCGAGTGCCAGAACGCGAAGTTGACGTCCTGGACGGAGTCGGTGACGACCGGCTTGCGCGGGTCGCTGATGTCCATGAGGACGCCGTCGCCCATGCACGCGCCGGCCGCGAGGTCGAGCTCGGGGAAGACCGTGATGTCGTGGCAGCCGGACGTGGCGCTGCGGTTGGCCGGCGGGGTGCCCGGGAAGACCCCGCCCGGGTAGCCGCCGTCCGGGAAGAGGACCTCCTCCGACAGCAGCGAGGCGTCGGCCGGCGCGTCGAGCGGGATGTCGACCACGGAGATCTGGTCGTGCGGGGGCTGGCACTTCGCCAGCTGCGCGTTCGGCGAGTAGCTGCTCACGTAGACGAGCAGCGAGCCGTTCTCCGGGTCGGGCACGTTGGTGTGCGTGTGCGAGCCGCAGGCGGTCTCGACGGAGGCGACGTACTCGGGGTTCTCCCGGTCGCTGATGTCGAAGACCTTGACGCCCTCCCAGTAGTTGGTGAGGTCCGAGGAGGCCGCCGACGTGCACGTGTCGTCCGTGCGCCGCGAGTCCGTCGACAGCACCAGGATGTCGTCGTACACCGTGACGTCGTTCTGCGGGCCGTTGCAGGTGACCTGGGCCACGAGCTCGGGCTTCTGCGGCTTGTCGAGGTCGTAGACCGAGAAGCCGTTGTAGTTGCCCGCGTAGGCGTAGCCGTCCTCGGTGAAGGCGAGGTCGCTGTTGTAGGCGCCCGCGTCGGCGAAGGCCCCCGACTTGGGCGTGTTGTCGACGAGCCGCATGTTGGCGCTCGACGCGGTCTCCCCCACCCCGGTCGGGGCGGTCCCCGCCGGGACGGAGGGTGCCGGGCGTGCGCTCGCGGTCGCCGTCAGCGCCGAGCCCGCGACGAGCCCCGTCGCCGCGACGGCGGTGAGCAGGACCCCCGCTGCGCGCGCCCCTCGGCGTGCGGGCCGCCGTCCTGCCGTAGGTCGTGTCATCTCGTCCTGCCGTCCTCCCCGACCCGCCAGGGCCGTGCGACCGGTCGCCGCCGGACGTGAGGCGGCGGCGACTCCGTGGGTTTCCTGTGCGTTCCCCAGGAAGTCGCCGAGCATGCCATCGAAACCCGGACACGTGGGAGCATCGGCGACACTTCGTGCACGACCCGTTGCGAGCGCCCGACGTCGCCGTCCCGCCGGCGACCAGGAGGACCCCGATGACCCCGCCCGCCGTCCGCACCGCCCGCCGTCGTCCCGGCCGGAGGGCCGTCGCCGCCCTGGCCCCCCTCGCCGCCCTGGCGCTCGTCGCGTCGGGCTGCACCGCCGACGACGCGGAGCCCACCACGGCGTACGCCCCGCCGTCCGCGTCGGCCACCGTCCCGCTCCTCGTGCCGGGCGGCCCCGGCGACCCGGTGGAGACGGTGGCCCCGGAGGACGTCACCGCGCCCACCGGCCCGGAGCCGTGGACGGACGCCGACGCGGCCTTCTTCCAGCAGATGGTCACCCACCACCGCCAGGCGGTGGAGATGAGCGCCCTCGCCGCGGACCGGGCGGGCGACCCGGACGTGGCCGCCATCGCCGAGCGCATCGGGCTCGGCCAGGAGCCCGAGGTCGACGTCATGGTGGCGTGGCTGGAGGAGCGCGGTCTCGACGTGCCGCCGGAGCAGTCGTGGCTCAGCGGACGCGGCGAGGTCACCGCAGAGGGCTCGGGCCACGACGGCCACGGGGCGCACGGCGGCTCCGCGGACGGCGGGATGCACGGCATGGCGACGGCGGCGGAGGTCCAGCAGCTCGCGGCCGCGGAGGGCGAGGAGTTCGACGCCCTCTACGTCGACCTCATGGTGCGCCACCACACCGGCGCCCTGTCGATGGTCGACGAGCACCAGGTCGGCGGGGTCGACGTGCGCGTGCAGGAGATGGCCGACGACGTCGCCGCCGTCCAGGCCGCCGAGATCCGGCACCTCGAGGACATGCGCCCCCGCTGACGTCCCCCCCGGCCGGTCTCGCGTCGGGGCACCGGACGCACGAAGGCCCCTCCCGCGGTGCGGGAGGGGCCTTCGTCGTCGTGCGGGCGGTCAGTCGGTGCTGGCCGCCTCGATCATCGGCGCGTCGGGGACGTCGCCCTTGGGCGTGCCCGTGAACGTCAGCTCCGCCGCCGGGCCCTCGCCCGTGACGTCGCAGAGGATGATCTGCCCCGCGGCGATCTCGCCGTAGAGGATCTTCTCCGACAGCACGTCCTCGATGTCCCGCTGGATCGTCCGACGCAGCGGCCGGGCCCCCAGCACGGGGTCGTACCCGCGGACCGCGAGCAGGGCCTTGGCCGCCGGCGTGAGCTCGAGGGCCATGTCCTGGTCCCGGAGCCGGCTGTCGAGCTTGGCCAGCATGAGGTCGACGATCTGGACGATCTCCTCCTGCGTGAGCTGGGGGAAGACCACCGTGTCGTCGACGCGGTTGAGGAACTCGGGGCGGAAGTGCTGCTTGAGCTCGTCCGCGACCTTGCGCTTCATCCGGTCGTAGTCGGTCGACAGGTCGCCGCCGGCCTGGAAGCCCATCTGCAGGCCCTTGGCGATGTCCCGCGTGCCGAGGTTCGTCGTCATGATGATCACGGTGTTCTTGAAGTCCACCGTGCGGCCCTGGCTGTCGGTGAGCCGGCCGTCCTCGAGGATTTGCAGCAGCGAGTTGAAGATGTCGGCGTGGGCCTTCTCCACCTCGTCGAAGAGGACGACCGAGAACGGACGACGGCGGACCTTCTCGGTGAGCTGGCCGCCCTCCTCGTAGCCGACGTACCCGGGGGGCGAGCCGAACAGCCGCGAGACGGTGTGCTTCTCGGAGAACTCGCTCATGTCGAGCTGGATGAGCGCGTCCTCGTCGCCGAAGAGGAACTCCGCGAGGGCCTTGGCGAGCTCGGTCTTCCCGACGCCGGTGGGGCCGGCGAAGATGAACGAGCCGCCCGGGCGCTTCGGGTCCTTGAGGCCGGCGCGGGTGCGCCGGATCGCCTGGGAGAGCGCCTTGATGGCGTCCTCCTGGCCGATGACCCGCTTGTGGAGCTCGTCCTCCATGTGGAGGAGACGGCTGGACTCCTCCTCGGTGAGCTTGACGATCGGGATGCCCGTGGCGATGGCCAGCACCTCGGCGACGAGCTCCTCGTCCACCTCGGCGACGACGTCCATGTCACCGGCCTTCCACTGCTTCTCCCGCTCGCCGCGGGCGGCGAGCAGCTTCTTCTCGTCGTCGCGCAGCGAGGCGGCCTTCTCGAAGTCCTGCGCGTCGATCGCGGACTCCTTCTCGCGGCGGACGCCGGCGATCTTCTCGTCGAAGTCGCGCAGGTCCGGCGGCGCCGTCATCCGGCGGATGCGCAGCCGCGCGCCCGCCTCGTCGATGAGGTCGATCGCCTTGTCCGGCAGGAAGCGGTCGTTGACGTACCGGTCGGCGAGGTTCGCCGCCGCGACGAGGGCGCCGTCCGTGATCGAGACGCGGTGGTGCGCCTCGTAGCGGTCCCGCAGGCCCTTGAGGATCTCGATGGCCTGGGCGAGCGTGGGCTCGGCCACCTGGATCGGCTGGAAGCGGCGCTCGAGCGCCGAGTCCTTCTCGATGTGCTTGCGGTACTCGTCGAGCGTCGTGGCGCCGATGGTCTGCAGCTCGCCGCGGGCCAGCATCGGCTTGAGGATGCTGGCGGCGTCGATGGCGCCCTCGGCCGCGCCCGCCCCGACGAGCGTGTGGATCTCGTCGATGAACAGGACGATGTCGCCGCGGGTGCGGATCTCCTTGAGCACCTTCTTGAGGCGCTCCTCGAAGTCACCGCGGTAGCGGCTGCCGGCGACGAGCGCGCCGAGGTCGAGGGTGTAGAGCTGCTTGTCCTTCAGCGTCTCCGGGACCTCGCCCTTGTGGACGGCCTGCGCGAGGCCCTCCACGACGGCCGTCTTGCCGACGCCGGGCTCGCCGATCAGCACGGGGTTGTTCTTCGTGCGGCGCGAGAGCACCTGCATGACGCGCTCGATCTCCTTGGCGCGCCCGATGACCGGGTCGAGCTTGCCCTCGCGCGCGGCCTGCGTGAGGTTGCGGCCGAACTGGTCGAGGACGAGCGAGCCGGCGGGCGTGCCCTCCGCGGGGCCGCCGGCCGCGGCCGGCTCCTTGCCCTGGTAGCCGGACAGCAGCTGCAGCACCTGCTGGCGGACGCGGTTGAGGTCGGCGCCCAGCTTCACGAGGACCTGGGCGGCGACGCCCTCGCCCTCGCGGATGAGCCCGAGCAGGATGTGCTCGGTGCCGATGTAGTTGTGGCCCAGCTGCAGCGCCTCGCGCAGGCTCAGCTCGAGGACCTTCTTGGCGCGGGGGGTGAAGGGGATGTGCCCGGACGGGGCCTGCTGGCCCTGGCCGATGATCTCCTGCACCTGCTCGCGCACCGAGTCCAGCGAGATGCCCAGCGACTCGAGCGCCTTGGCGGCGACACCCTCGCCCTCGTGGATGAGCCCGAGGAGGATGTGCTCGGTGCCGATGTAGTTGTGGTTGAGCATCCGGGCCTCTTCTTGGGCCAGGACGACGACTCGACGAGCTCGGTCGGTGAACCTCTCGAACATGTGGCACTCCTCGCGGACGACCTCAGCGAGCGGAGGGCTCTCCCCCAGGCTGCGTCGTTCGATGCTATCCCCGGGGTGGGACGACGCCCGGGCCGTGCAGGACACGTCCACCCGCACGGTCCCGGGGTCACCGGGTCGTACGGCTCAACGCGGCACCGGCGCAGGGGTGTTCCGGTCGCCTCGTTCGCCCTGGGCGTAGGTCCCCGGGCGCCGTCCGCGTCCCCGACGACCTCCCGCCGGGCGGTCCGCGACGCACGACGCCCCGGCCCCCTCGCGGGAGGGCCGGGGCGTCGGGGCGTGGGGGACGGCGTCAGCGGACCCCGGAGCCGCGACGCTTGGCGTACACGGCGAAGGCGACGGCCAGCAGCAGCACGAGGCCGCGGATGATCGACTGCGTCGACTGCTCGACGCCGAGCAGCTGCATGCCGTTGCTCATGACGGCCATGATCAGGCCGCCGACGATGGCGCCGACGACCGTGCCGACGCCGCCCGTCACCGCCGCACCGCCGATGAAGGCGGCCGCGATGGCGTCGAGCTCGAACATGTTGCCGGCGGCGGGCTGGGCGCCGTTGGAGCGCGAGGAGTAGATGATCCCCGCGACCGCGGACAGGAAGCCCATGTTGACGAACACCCAGAAGTTGATCTTGCGGGTGTTGACGCCGGAGAGCTGCGCCGCGCTGAGGTTGCCGCCGATGGCGTAGATCTGGCGGCCGAAGATCGTCGACTTCGTCACCGCGGCGTACACGAGGATCAGCACGGCCAGGACGATGAGGACGACCGGCAGGCCGCGGCTCGTGGCCAGCTGCCACGCGAAGGCCATGACGACGGCGGCCACGACGAGGAGCTTGAGCACGAAGAGCGGCATCGACTCGACCTGCTGGGCGTAGGCCTGGCGGGCGCGGCGGGCCCGCAGCTGCGTGACCGCGTAGCCGGCGACGGCGACCGCGAAGACCACGAGCGTGAAGACGTCGTAGCCGTAGCCGCCGAACCAGCCGTTGAGGAAGCCGCTGGCCACCTGCTGGTACTGCTCGGGGAAGGGCGACAGCGAGACGTTGTCGAGCACCCGCAGCGTCATGCCGCGGAACAGCAGCATGCCGGCGAGGGTGACGATGAAGGCCGGGATGCCGATGTAGGCCACCCAGAACCCGTGCCAGGCCCCGACGAGGAGGCCGACGACGAGCGCGGCCACCATGCCGACCCACCAGGGCATGCCCTGCTGGATGACGAGCACGGCGGAGACAGCGCCGGTCAGCGCCACCACGGACCCGACCGAGAGGTCGATGTGCCCCGCGATGATGACCATGACCATGCCGATGGCCAGCACGAGGATGTAGCTGTACTGCAGGACGAGGTTCGTGAGGTTGCTCGGGCTGAGCAGCACCCCGTCCGTGCGCCAGGTGAAGAGCAGGACGATCGCCACGAAGGCGAGGTAGATGCCGCTCGTGCGGACGTTGTCGCGCATGAGCGTGAGGACGTTGGACGTCCGTCGCGGCGCCGCCGGGGCGGGCGGGCGGGCGCCGCCGTCGCCGGCGGGGGCGCTGCCCGCCAGGTCCTGGGTGCTGGTCATCGGGCGTCCTCCATCGACGTCGTCATGAGGGTCATGAGCCTCTCCTGCGAGGCATCGGCCACGGGGAGCTCGCCGGTGATGCGTCCCTCGGCGAGCGTGTAGATGCGGTCGCACGTGCCGAGGAGCTCGGGCAGCTCGGACGAGATGACCACGACCGCCTTCCCGGCGGCGACGAGCCTGTTGATGATCGTGTAGATCTCGTACTTCGCGCCGACGTCGATGCCGCGGGTGGGCTCGTCGAGCACCAGCACGTCGGGGTCCGCGAAGATCCACTTCGACAGGACGACCTTCTGCTGGTTGCCGCCGGAGAGCTTGCCGGTCACCGACATGACGGTGGGCGCCTTGATGTTCATGCTCTGCCGGCTGCCCTCGGCGACCTTGACCTCCTCGTTGGCGTCCACCCAGCCGCGGTTGCTCAGCTTGCCGAGGGCGGCGGCGGAGACGTTGCGGCGGATGTCCTCGATGAGGTTGAGCCCGTAGTGCTTGCGGTCCTCGGTGGCGTAGGCGATGCCGTGCTTGATGGCCTCGCCGACCGTCCGCGCGCTGATCTCCCGGCCGTCCTTGTAGAGACGGCCGGTGATGTCGCGCCCGTACGAGCGCCCGAAGATGCTCATGGCGAGCTCGGTCCGCCCGGCGCCCATGAGGCCGGCGATGCCGACGACCTCGCCGGCGCGGACGGTGATCGAGGCCCCGTCGACGACCTTGCGGTCCTGCGTCGGGTGCCACACCGTCCAGTCCTCGACCCGCAGGACCTCCTCCCCCGGGGAGGAGACGCGGTCGGGGAAGCGGTTCTCGAGGTCCCGCCCGACCATCCCGCGGATGATGCGGGCCTGGTCGACGTCGCCGGCGTGCATGTCGAGCGTCTCGACCGTGCGGCCGTCGCGGATGATCGTCGTCGAGTCGGCGATGGCCGAGATCTCGTCGAGCTTGTGCGAGATGATGATCGCGGTGATGCCCTCGGCCACGAGCTGCCGGATGAGCCCCAGAAGGTGCTCGGAGTCCGTGTCGTTGAGGGCCGCGGTCGGCTCGTCGAGGATGAGGAGCCTGACGTCCTTCGTCAGCGCCTTGGCGATCTCGACGAGCTGCTGCTTGCCGACGCCGAGCTGGCCGACGGGCGTCGTGACGTTCTCGTCCAGCCCCACCCGGCGGAGGAGGCGCGCCGCCTCCGCGTTGGTGCGGTGCCAGTCGATCATCCCGGTCCGGCCGGTCTGCTCGTTGCCGAGGAAGATGTTCTCGGCGATGGAGAGGTACGGCACCAGGGCGAGCTCCTGGTGGATGATGACGATGCCGCGGCTCTCGCTGTCGCTGATGGAGCGGAAGTCGCCGCGCTGCCCGTCGAAGGTGATCTCGCCCTCGTAGCTGCCGGCCGGGTACACCCCGGAGAGCACCTTCATGAGGGTCGACTTCCCCGCGCCGTTCTCGCCGCAGATGGCGTGCACCTCGCCGCGGCGCACCGAGAGGGTGACGTCGGAGAGGGCCTTCACGCCGGGGAAGGTCTTGGTGATGGAGCTCATGGTGAGGATGTCGTCCACGCCGGTCCTGTCCTGTCAGCCGTGGTGGGTGCTGCGGTGGTGCGGCCCCTCGTGGGGCACGGGGGTCGCGGTCCCGGCCGGGCGGTGCGCCCGGCCGGGACCGCGGGAGGCGGGTCAGCCGTCGGCCTGCCCGGCCTCGACCTCCTCGGCCGTGTAGTAGCCCGTGTCGATCAGCGCGGTCTGGATGGTGTCCGCGTAGACGATCTCGGTGGGCAGCAGGAACGAGGGGACGACCTTGACGCCGTTGTTGTAGGTCTCGGTGTCGTTGGCCTCGGGCTCCTCGCCCTCGACGAGCGAGCCCGCCGCGGTGACCGCCTGGTCGGCGAGCAGGCGGGTGTCCTTGAAGATCGTCGAGCTCTGCACGCCGTCGGCGATGAGCTTGACGGACGCGATCTCGGCGTCCTGGCCCGTGACGACGGGCAGGGGGCGGTCGCCCGAGCCGTAGCCGCGGTTCTGCAGGGCGGTGAGGATGCCGCGGGAGATGCCGTCGTAGGGCGACAGCACGCCGTCCAGCTGCTCGCCGCCGTTGTACGAGCCCGTCAGCAGCGTCTCCATGCGGCTCTGCGCCGTCTCCTGCTGCCAGCGCAGCGTGGCGGCCTGCTCGATGGTCGTCTGGCCCGACCCGACGACGAGCGTGCCGTCGTCGATGAGGGGCTGGAGGACGCTCATCGCGCCGTTCCAGAAGAAGGTGGCGTTGTTGTCGTCGAGCGAGCCCGCGAAGAGCTCGACCGTGAAGGGGCCCTGGTTCTCGCCCGGGGAGCCGTCCTCGGTGAGGTAGCCGAGGCCGGTGAGCAGCGCCGTGGCCTGCTGGACCCCGACCTCCTCGTTGTCGAACGTCACGTAGAAGTCGACGTTGTCGCTGTCGCGGATGAGCCGGTCGTAGCTGATGACGGGGATGCCCGCGTCGGCCGCCGCCTGGAGCTGGCCGGCGAGGGCCGTGCCGTCGATCGCCGCGATGATGAGGGCGTCCGCGCCCTGCGTGATCATCTGGTCGACCTGCTGCGACTGGGTGGGGATGTCGTCGCCCGCGAACTGCAGGTCGACGTCGTAGCCGGCGTCGGTGAGACCGGTCTCGACCGCCTCGCCGTCGGCGATCCAGCGCTCGGACGTCTGCGTCGGCATCGAGACGCCGACCGTCAGCTGCTCGTCGCCGCCGCCGTCGCCGCCCGCGGCGCCGCCGCCGCCGGCCGCCCCGCCGCCGCCGCCCGCGCCGCTGCCGCCGCAGCCGGCGAGACCCAGCACGAGCGCGGTGCCCGCCGCCACGGCGAAGCTGGTGGTGCTCCTCATCGCTCTCCTCCTCGAGAACACCCGTCCCGACCGGCCCTCGTGGCCGGTCGTCGACGGCGGCAGGGTGCCGCCGCGACGGGCATGTGAGCGATAACGGTAGGTCACGCGGGGAGGTGCACGGGGCCATCCGGTGGAGGGGTGCGCCACACGGTGACGGCGCCCGGGCACGCGAAGCGGGACGAGAACGGCCATCCGGGCCGGCGGCGCGGCGGACGGCGACGGACGCTCCGCCGTCCGGGTGACGGGCTCAGCCGCGGTCGGCCGCGGGCGGTGACGCCGGGCCGTCCGGGGACGGCCCGGCGTCCCGCGGTGCCCTCGCGCCGTCACCCGTCGTCGAGCCGCCGTCGCCGTCGGCGCGAGCCCGCAGGTAGCGGCGCCCGTCCGAGTTGACGACCGTCTCCCAGGCCCCCGCGTGGGCCGCCCGCGACGCCCCCGCGGCGTCCCGACGCGCGGCCGACGGGTCGTCGTGACGGCCCAGCTCCGCCGGGCCGAAGAGCTTCTTGAGGGACGCCTCGAGCCTCGCCAGCGGCGAGGGCCGGCCCCGACGCGCGCTCAGCGGCGCGCCAGCCGACGGCCGCCGCCGGTCCCGGCGTCGAGCCCGTAGTGGGCGAGGACCCCGGGCTCGTCCTCGGCCAGCAGCTCGCCGTCGGTGTCGATGGACGGGGCGTCCTTGACGACCGCCTTGGACCAGGCGACCTTGAGGTAGTCGGGCCCGACGGTCGCGCCCGCGAAGGGCACGAAGGTCAGCTTCCGCCGGCCGACGAAGCCGGTGAGGACCGTGCCGAAGGCGGGCTGGTCGGTCGCCGTGTCGACGTAGACGGCCTCGAGCTCGCCGATCTTCTCGCCGTCCTGGTCCACCACGCGCTGCCCGCGCCACTCACGGATGTCGGCTGCCTCGAACACGGGTCTCCTCCTCGCCGCCCCTGGCGGGGCCGCCGTCGCCGGCCGGACGACCGGTGCGGCCAGCCTAGGAGCGGGCTCCCTCGCCCGCCCGCCGCGCCGGGCGACCGCCGGGACGGGTCCGCCGGCGGGCGTGGCTAGGGTCGCGCCGTGCACCCCAGCGGCGAGCAGCACGTACTGCAGCACGGCGGCCTGCGCGCCGTCGTCACCGAGGTGGGGGCGACCCTCCGGTCCCTCACCGACGAGGGCCGGGACCTCGTGGTCCCCTTCGGCGAGGAGGAGGTGCGCCCCGTGTTCCGGGGCGCCGTCCTCGTGCCGTGGCCCAACCGCGTCGTCGACGGCCGGTGGCGGCTGGACGGGGTCGGCGGGCAGTCCGGCGTCGAGCACCAGCTGGCGCTCACGGAGCCGCCGCGCGGGCACGCGCTCCACGGCCTGCTCGCGTGGTCGCCCTTCGTCCGCACCGGCGGCGGCACGGGCGACGCGGCGGACGTCGTCGTCCTCTCCGCCCGCGTGGTGCCGCAGCAGGGGTACCCCTTCGCCGTCGACGTCGACGTCACCTACCGCCTCGACGCGGACGGGCTCACGACGACCGTCACCGGCACCGGCCGCTCGGCCGACCCCGCGCCGTGGGGCTGCGGGCCGCACCCGTACCTCACGACCGGCAGCGGGCGGGTGGACGACTGGACGGGCACCGCCCCCGCCGGCTCCTACCTCGAGGCCCTCGGCGAGCGGATGCTCCCCGGCGAGGTCCGGCCCGTCGACGGCACGCCCCGGGACCTGCGCGGCGGTCGCCCCCTCGCGGGCGTCGAGCTGGACGACGCGCTGACCGACCTCGTCCCCGACGACGACGGCCTCGTCCGGGCCGGGGTCGTGGGCCCGGACGGGCTCGGCAGCGAGGTCGTCTGGGACCCCCGCGTGCTCCCGTGGCTGCAGGTCCACACCGCCGACCGGCCCGAGCCGGCGCTGGACCGGGCGGGCCTGGCGCTCGAGCCGATGACCTGCCCGCCCGACGCGCTCAACAGCGGCGTCGGCGTGCAGCGCCTGGCCGACGGCGAGAGCGCCTCCGCGAGCTGGACGATCAGGCCGGTGCGCCCCGCCTGAGCCCGGCCCGGGCACTGCCCCGACCGGCCCCGGACGCGACGACGCCCCGGACCACGCGGTGGTCCGGGGCGTCGTCGTGCGGGGCGGCTCAGCCGTTGGCGGCCTTGTAGGCCTCGAGGACCGTGCCGGAGATGCGGCCGCGCTCGCTGACGGTGTGGCCGTTCTCGCGGGCCCACTCGCGCACGGCGGCCGTGTCGACGCCGCTCGCGGACGAGCCGCCGGACGAGCGGCTGCTGCTGCCGGTGCTGCGGCGGGAGGAGCGGGCGCTGCCGCCGGACTTGCGGGCGTGGCCGACCCAGGGGGCCAGCGCGTCGCGCAGCTGCGCCGCGCGCTCGCTCGTGAGGTCGATCTCGTAGCTCACGCCGTCCAGGGCGAAGGTGACGGTCTCGTCGGCCTCACCGCCCTCGACGTCGTCGATGAGGATGACCTTCGTCTTCTGCGCCATTCCCTGCTCCTGACTCGTGGGTGCCGGGGCCGGTGCGCCGGTGGAAATCTCCCCCGAGTGGCAGCGCCATTTCCCGTGATGTCGCGGGAAGGATGGCAGCGAGGATCACCGCCGTCAAAAACAAGCGGTTGCGCATTACCACCCGAACGGGTGTCAGGACTTGTCGGCGCCCTTGTCGGCGTCGTCCGCGGCCTCGTGGCGACGCCGGGCGGCCAGCCTCTCCTCGGCCTCCAGCCGTGCCTGCGCGGACCGCTCGTCGCGGTCGGCGGAGATCATCTTGCGCACGACGACGACGAAGAGCGCGCACACGGCCGCCGAGGGCAGGAGCGCCGCGACCACCGGCCAGATGTCGTCCACCCGTCCAGGGTAGGCCGCGGTGCGGAGCGGTCCCGACCACCTCGCGCCGGACGGCGCCGGCCGGTCCCCCGGCGGGCGCGCCGCGTCAGCGGGGGCGCACGAGCGGGAAGAGCACCGTCTCCCGGATGCCCAGGCCGGTGACGGCCATGAGCAGGCGGTCGACTCCCATCCCGACGCCGCCCGTGGGCGGCATGCCCGTCTCCATCGCCGCGAGGAAGTCCTCGTCGAGGACCATCGCCTCGTCGTCGCCCGCGGCCCCCAGCCGGGCCTGCTCGACGAGCCGCTCCCGCTGGACGACGGGGTCGACGAGCTCGGAGTAGCCCGTGGCGAGCTCGAAGCCGCGGACGTAGAGGTCCCACTTCTCGACGACGCCCGGCTCGGTGCGGTGCGCGCGCACCAGCGGCGAGGTGTCCACCGGGAAGTCGCGGACGAAGGTCGGGCCCGTGAGCGTGGGCGCGACGACCTCCTCCCAGAGGTGCTCGACGACCTTGCCGTGCCGGCGCTCCGCCGGGTCGTCGCCGACGGGGTGGCCGAGGCGGTCGGCGAGCGCCAGCAGCTCCTCGACGGGTGTGGCGGCGGAGAGCGTCCGCCCGACGGCCTCGGACAGCGAGCCGTACATCGTCACGGAGGTCCAGGCCCCGCCGAGGTCGTCCGTGCTGCCGTCGGCGAGCGTCACCGTCGTCGAGCCGCAGGCGGCGACGGCCGCGGCCTGCACGAGCTCCCGGGTGAGGTCCGCCATGACGTCGTAGTCCGCGTACGCCTCGTACATCTCGAGCATCGCGAACTCGGGGCTGTGGGTGGAGTCAGCGCCCTCGTTGCGGAAGTTCCGGTTGATCTCGAAGACGCGCTCGAGACCGCCGACGACGCACCGCTTGAGGAACAGCTCGGGGGCGATGCGGAGGAAGAGCTCG
This sequence is a window from Pseudokineococcus lusitanus. Protein-coding genes within it:
- the chvE gene encoding multiple monosaccharide ABC transporter substrate-binding protein — its product is MRSTTSFAVAAGTALVLGLAGCGGSGAGGGGGAAGGGGAAGGDGGGDEQLTVGVSMPTQTSERWIADGEAVETGLTDAGYDVDLQFAGDDIPTQSQQVDQMITQGADALIIAAIDGTALAGQLQAAADAGIPVISYDRLIRDSDNVDFYVTFDNEEVGVQQATALLTGLGYLTEDGSPGENQGPFTVELFAGSLDDNNATFFWNGAMSVLQPLIDDGTLVVGSGQTTIEQAATLRWQQETAQSRMETLLTGSYNGGEQLDGVLSPYDGISRGILTALQNRGYGSGDRPLPVVTGQDAEIASVKLIADGVQSSTIFKDTRLLADQAVTAAGSLVEGEEPEANDTETYNNGVKVVPSFLLPTEIVYADTIQTALIDTGYYTAEEVEAGQADG
- the mmsB gene encoding multiple monosaccharide ABC transporter permease, which codes for MTSTQDLAGSAPAGDGGARPPAPAAPRRTSNVLTLMRDNVRTSGIYLAFVAIVLLFTWRTDGVLLSPSNLTNLVLQYSYILVLAIGMVMVIIAGHIDLSVGSVVALTGAVSAVLVIQQGMPWWVGMVAALVVGLLVGAWHGFWVAYIGIPAFIVTLAGMLLFRGMTLRVLDNVSLSPFPEQYQQVASGFLNGWFGGYGYDVFTLVVFAVAVAGYAVTQLRARRARQAYAQQVESMPLFVLKLLVVAAVVMAFAWQLATSRGLPVVLIVLAVLILVYAAVTKSTIFGRQIYAIGGNLSAAQLSGVNTRKINFWVFVNMGFLSAVAGIIYSSRSNGAQPAAGNMFELDAIAAAFIGGAAVTGGVGTVVGAIVGGLIMAVMSNGMQLLGVEQSTQSIIRGLVLLLAVAFAVYAKRRGSGVR
- a CDS encoding DUF305 domain-containing protein codes for the protein MTPPAVRTARRRPGRRAVAALAPLAALALVASGCTADDAEPTTAYAPPSASATVPLLVPGGPGDPVETVAPEDVTAPTGPEPWTDADAAFFQQMVTHHRQAVEMSALAADRAGDPDVAAIAERIGLGQEPEVDVMVAWLEERGLDVPPEQSWLSGRGEVTAEGSGHDGHGAHGGSADGGMHGMATAAEVQQLAAAEGEEFDALYVDLMVRHHTGALSMVDEHQVGGVDVRVQEMADDVAAVQAAEIRHLEDMRPR
- the mmsA gene encoding multiple monosaccharide ABC transporter ATP-binding protein, giving the protein MSSITKTFPGVKALSDVTLSVRRGEVHAICGENGAGKSTLMKVLSGVYPAGSYEGEITFDGQRGDFRSISDSESRGIVIIHQELALVPYLSIAENIFLGNEQTGRTGMIDWHRTNAEAARLLRRVGLDENVTTPVGQLGVGKQQLVEIAKALTKDVRLLILDEPTAALNDTDSEHLLGLIRQLVAEGITAIIISHKLDEISAIADSTTIIRDGRTVETLDMHAGDVDQARIIRGMVGRDLENRFPDRVSSPGEEVLRVEDWTVWHPTQDRKVVDGASITVRAGEVVGIAGLMGAGRTELAMSIFGRSYGRDITGRLYKDGREISARTVGEAIKHGIAYATEDRKHYGLNLIEDIRRNVSAAALGKLSNRGWVDANEEVKVAEGSRQSMNIKAPTVMSVTGKLSGGNQQKVVLSKWIFADPDVLVLDEPTRGIDVGAKYEIYTIINRLVAAGKAVVVISSELPELLGTCDRIYTLAEGRITGELPVADASQERLMTLMTTSMEDAR
- a CDS encoding ATP-dependent Clp protease ATP-binding subunit, coding for MFERFTDRARRVVVLAQEEARMLNHNYIGTEHILLGLIHEGEGVAAKALESLGISLDSVREQVQEIIGQGQQAPSGHIPFTPRAKKVLELSLREALQLGHNYIGTEHILLGLIREGEGVAAQVLVKLGADLNRVRQQVLQLLSGYQGKEPAAAGGPAEGTPAGSLVLDQFGRNLTQAAREGKLDPVIGRAKEIERVMQVLSRRTKNNPVLIGEPGVGKTAVVEGLAQAVHKGEVPETLKDKQLYTLDLGALVAGSRYRGDFEERLKKVLKEIRTRGDIVLFIDEIHTLVGAGAAEGAIDAASILKPMLARGELQTIGATTLDEYRKHIEKDSALERRFQPIQVAEPTLAQAIEILKGLRDRYEAHHRVSITDGALVAAANLADRYVNDRFLPDKAIDLIDEAGARLRIRRMTAPPDLRDFDEKIAGVRREKESAIDAQDFEKAASLRDDEKKLLAARGEREKQWKAGDMDVVAEVDEELVAEVLAIATGIPIVKLTEEESSRLLHMEDELHKRVIGQEDAIKALSQAIRRTRAGLKDPKRPGGSFIFAGPTGVGKTELAKALAEFLFGDEDALIQLDMSEFSEKHTVSRLFGSPPGYVGYEEGGQLTEKVRRRPFSVVLFDEVEKAHADIFNSLLQILEDGRLTDSQGRTVDFKNTVIIMTTNLGTRDIAKGLQMGFQAGGDLSTDYDRMKRKVADELKQHFRPEFLNRVDDTVVFPQLTQEEIVQIVDLMLAKLDSRLRDQDMALELTPAAKALLAVRGYDPVLGARPLRRTIQRDIEDVLSEKILYGEIAAGQIILCDVTGEGPAAELTFTGTPKGDVPDAPMIEAASTD